A section of the Lepus europaeus isolate LE1 chromosome 19, mLepTim1.pri, whole genome shotgun sequence genome encodes:
- the KLHDC4 gene encoding kelch domain-containing protein 4 isoform X3, with product MVAWKRHLILFGGFHESARDYIYYNDVYAFNLDTFTWSKLCPSGTGPTPRSGCQMSVTPQGGIVVYGGYSKQRVKKDVDHGTQHSDMFLLKPEDGREGKWTWARIHPSGVKPSPRSGFSVAVAPNQQTLLFGGVCDEEEEERLEGDFFNDLHFYDATRNRWFAGQLKGPKSEKRKRRRGKKEDLAGPCEPESRGASAPQPLEVVSEVVTEDGTVVTIKQMLAAPGPVGQPQEEDEDGDGAEAAGGPEVGPSPRSHAMLAVKHGLLYLYGGMFEAGDRQVTLGDLYCLDLHRMEEWKVLVDVDPGTQEWLGETDSDEDSEGAESAEGSEDDEDSGEEEEEEEPPHSEVATERGRGQHAARRPAEGTSPAPCGAR from the exons ATGGTTGCCTGGAAGAGGCACCTGATCCTTTTCGGTGGCTTCCATGAGAGTGCAAG GGACTACATCTACTACAACGACGTGTATGCCTTCAATCTGGACACCTTCACGTGGAGCAAGCTGTGCCCTTCCGGAACTGGGCCCACGCCCAGGTCAGGCTGCCAGATGTCCGTCACCCCCCAGGGCGGCATTGTCGTCTATGGGGGCTACTCGAAGCAG CGAGTCAAGAAGGACGTGGACCACGGCACCCAGCACTCAGACATGTTCCTGCTGAAGCCGGAGGACGGGAGAGAAG GGAAGTGGACGTGGGCCCGCATTCACCCCTCTGGAGTGAAGCCCAGCCCGAGGTCTGGCTTCTCGGTGGCCGTGGCCCCAAATCAGCAGACGCTGCTCTTCGGGGGGGTGTGTgacgaggaagaggaggagcgcCTGGAGGGCGACTTCTTCAATGACCTGCACTTCTACGACGCCACCAGGAACCGCTGGTTTGCGGGGCAGCTGAAG GGCCCTAAGTCAGAGAAGAGGAAACGGAGGCGGGGCAAGAAGGAGGACCTGGCAGGGCCCTGTGAGCCGGAGAGCCGGGGAGCCAGCGCCCCGCAGCCCCTGGAGGTGGTCAGCGAGGTGGTGACCGAGGACGGCACCGTGGTCACCATCAAGCAGATGCTCGCGGCCCCGGGCCCGGTGGGACAGCCCCAGGAGGAGGACGAAGACGGGGACGGGGCCGAGGCAGCCGGCGGGCCTGAGGTCGGGCCCAGCCCACGCTCCCACGCCATGCTGGCCGTGAAGCATGGGCTGCTGTACCTCTACGGGGGCATGTTTGAGGCCGGTGACCGCCAGGTCACCCTCGGGGACCTGTACTGCCTGGACCTGCACAGGATGGAGGAGTGGAAGGTCCTGGTGGACGTGGATCCAG GAACTCAGGAGTGGCTGGGGGAGACGGACTCTGACGAGGACAGTGAGGGAGCCGAGAGCGCCGAGGGGTCGGAGGACGACGAGGAcagtggagaggaagaggaggaag AAGAGCCCCCGCACTCAGAGGTGGCGACAGAGAGAGGACGCGGACAGCATGCGGCCCGACGCCCCGCGGAAGGGACATCGCCGGCTCCCTGCGGCGCCAGGTGA